The following coding sequences lie in one Phacochoerus africanus isolate WHEZ1 chromosome 12, ROS_Pafr_v1, whole genome shotgun sequence genomic window:
- the LOC125112745 gene encoding left-right determination factor 2-like isoform X2: MRALWLCWALWALPLAGPGVALTEQQILGSLLQQLHLSEAPALDKADVDGLVIPAHVRAQYVALLQRSHGARSRGKRFSQNFREVVGRFLLSEASTHLLVFDMEQRLPPHSELVQAVLRLFQEPVPKAALRRHERLFPRSDRARVTVQWLHIREDGSNRTSLIDSRLVSIHESGWQALDVTEAVTFWQQLRRPRQPLLLQVSVQREPPGPRGSDAHRLVRFASQGPSGGGQGEPQLELHTLDLRDYGAQGNCDPKVPATEGTRCCRQEMYIDLQGMKWAENWVLEPPGFLAYECVGTCQQPPEPLAFRWPFLGPRQCIASETTSLPVIVSIQEGGKPRPQVVSLPNMRVKKCSCAWDGAPVPRKLEP, encoded by the exons ATGCGGGCCCTGTGGCTCTGCTGGGCACTCTGGGCACTGCCCCTGGCCGGCCCCGGGGTGGCCCTGACCGAGCAGCAGATCCTGGGCAgcctgctgcagcagctgcacctcAGCGAGGCACCCGCCCTGGACAAGGCCGACGTGGACGGGCTGGTCATCCCTGCCCACGTGCGGGCCCAGTACGTGGCCCTGCTGCAGCGCAGCCACGGGGCCCGCTCCCGGGGGAAGAGGTTCAGCCAGAACTTCCGAG AGGTGGTTGGCAGGTTCCTGCTGTCCGAGGCCTCCACGCACCTGCTGGTGTTCGACATGGAGCAGCGGCTGCCGCCCCACAGCGAGCTGGTGCAGGCGGTGCTGCGCCTCTTCCAGGAGCCGGTCCCCAAGGCGGCGCTCCGCCGGCACGAGCGGCTCTTCCCGCGCAGCGACCGCGCCCGGGTCACCGTCCAGTGGCTGCACATCCGCGAGGACGGCTCCAACCGCACCTCCCTCATCGACTCCag GCTGGTGTCCATCCACGAGAGCGGCTGGCAGGCCCTGGACGTGACGGAGGCGGTGACCTTCTGGCAGCAGCTGCGCCGGCCCCGGCAGCCGCTGCTGCTGCAGGTGTCTGTGCAGCGGGAGCCCCCGGGCCCGCGGGGCTCGGACGCCCACAGGCTGGTCCGCTTCGCCTCCCAGGGGCCGTCGGGCGGCGGGCAGGGGGAGCCGCAGCTGGAGCTGCACACCCTGGACCTCAGGGACTACGG AGCTCAGGGAAATTGTGACCCGAAGGTGCCAGCGACCGAGGGCACCCGCTGCTGCCGCCAGGAGATGTACATTGACCTGCAGGGGATGAAATGGGCTGAGAACTGGGTCCTGGAGCCCCCGGGCTTCCTGGCCTATGAGTGTGTGGGCACCTGCCAGCAGCCCCCCGAGCCCCTGGCCTTCAGGTGGCCATTTCTGGGGCCTCGACAGTGCATCGCCTCGGAGACAACCTCGTTGCCCGTGATCGTCAGCATCCAGGAGGGCGGCAAGCCCAGGCCCCAGGTGGTCAGCCTGCCCAACATGAGGGTGAAGAAGTGCAGCTGTGCCTGGGATGGGGCGCCTGTGCCAAGGAAGCTGGAGCCGTAG
- the LOC125112745 gene encoding left-right determination factor 2-like isoform X1: MEAVKCPGRRGGIWEALVKEESWRWILKEVVGRFLLSEASTHLLVFDMEQRLPPHSELVQAVLRLFQEPVPKAALRRHERLFPRSDRARVTVQWLHIREDGSNRTSLIDSRLVSIHESGWQALDVTEAVTFWQQLRRPRQPLLLQVSVQREPPGPRGSDAHRLVRFASQGPSGGGQGEPQLELHTLDLRDYGAQGNCDPKVPATEGTRCCRQEMYIDLQGMKWAENWVLEPPGFLAYECVGTCQQPPEPLAFRWPFLGPRQCIASETTSLPVIVSIQEGGKPRPQVVSLPNMRVKKCSCAWDGAPVPRKLEP, translated from the exons AGGTGGTTGGCAGGTTCCTGCTGTCCGAGGCCTCCACGCACCTGCTGGTGTTCGACATGGAGCAGCGGCTGCCGCCCCACAGCGAGCTGGTGCAGGCGGTGCTGCGCCTCTTCCAGGAGCCGGTCCCCAAGGCGGCGCTCCGCCGGCACGAGCGGCTCTTCCCGCGCAGCGACCGCGCCCGGGTCACCGTCCAGTGGCTGCACATCCGCGAGGACGGCTCCAACCGCACCTCCCTCATCGACTCCag GCTGGTGTCCATCCACGAGAGCGGCTGGCAGGCCCTGGACGTGACGGAGGCGGTGACCTTCTGGCAGCAGCTGCGCCGGCCCCGGCAGCCGCTGCTGCTGCAGGTGTCTGTGCAGCGGGAGCCCCCGGGCCCGCGGGGCTCGGACGCCCACAGGCTGGTCCGCTTCGCCTCCCAGGGGCCGTCGGGCGGCGGGCAGGGGGAGCCGCAGCTGGAGCTGCACACCCTGGACCTCAGGGACTACGG AGCTCAGGGAAATTGTGACCCGAAGGTGCCAGCGACCGAGGGCACCCGCTGCTGCCGCCAGGAGATGTACATTGACCTGCAGGGGATGAAATGGGCTGAGAACTGGGTCCTGGAGCCCCCGGGCTTCCTGGCCTATGAGTGTGTGGGCACCTGCCAGCAGCCCCCCGAGCCCCTGGCCTTCAGGTGGCCATTTCTGGGGCCTCGACAGTGCATCGCCTCGGAGACAACCTCGTTGCCCGTGATCGTCAGCATCCAGGAGGGCGGCAAGCCCAGGCCCCAGGTGGTCAGCCTGCCCAACATGAGGGTGAAGAAGTGCAGCTGTGCCTGGGATGGGGCGCCTGTGCCAAGGAAGCTGGAGCCGTAG